The nucleotide sequence GGGAATTTGTCCTGCTGAGCTACGAGGATGAAACCCGGTACCTCGGCCGCGACAGGTCCTACCGTTTCGTCCTGACCGAAGGGGAACTCACCGATGCGATTTTCGAAAAGATCAGCCGCAGGCTCGGCCGCCCGGTGACCGACCGCGTCGTGCCCGGCACCGCCGCCCCCGGGCATGCGGTGCCGGTCAAACACAACCACACCTTCGGCGGCTGCGAAGGCGTTCTCCGGTTCACCGGGGATGCCATCCTCTACGCCACGGACAACGCCAGGGACGCCCGCGCCTGGAAGCTCGGCCGGGACATCGAGTCGGTGTGGTCCCGGGACCGGTATCACCTGGAAATCCACGTCCATGAAAACAACCGGCGGGAATTCGGCCGCACCCGCGTGTACGATTTCTCCCTCAAGGCCCCGCTCGACCCGGCGCTGTACAGAGGACTGAAGCTCAGGCTTTACGACCTGGAAGCCGAATGATGGGGGACCTCCCCGGTTTCCACCAAAGCCCCGGATCTAGAAGGTGAGGACCTTGTCGCTCTCCACCGTCCACCGGGCGAACTCCTTCATGTTGCTCAGCTGCACCCCTTCGATGAAGGGGACCTTGTCGATGCCGCGGGCTTCGCTGCAGCCGCCGCAGCTCTTGACCTCCCCCCCTTTCAGGATCACCGATCGAAGCATCCGCTCGATGTTGTAATAACCGGTGGGGGTGCCCTGCCCGGGGAGGGCGCAGAAAACCGCATCCGCCAGGAGGAAGATCCTGACGGCCGCTTCCCCGCCGTGCTCCTTCTGCAGAGTCATGGCCATTCTCAGGGCGTTGTAGGCTTTCTCGGTCCCGTAGGGGGCGTCGTTGATGATGATGAGGATCTTCTGCATCTCTTCCACTCCTCGATAGAGGATTCGTTGGTTCCGGAAACGGAATGGGAGGCATCGTCCCCGGCCGCGACGGGCAGGCCGCGCGCCTTCCAGTCGGCCACCCCTTCCTCCAGCCTCGACGCCCTGTAGCCCCGGGCCTTCAGCCTCTCCACCGCCTCGAGCGCAAGCACGCAGTAGGGGCCGCGGCAGTAGGCGACCACCTCGCGGTCGACCGGGAGTTCCGAGAGCTTCCGCTCCAGCTCGTCGAGCGGAACTGACAGCGCACCCGGGAGGTGCCCGGCGCGATATTCCTCGGGCGGGCGGACATCCAGGACCGTGACACCCCCGTCCCGGATTTTGGCCAGCAGTTGGCGTCGATCCACCGGGTCGAGGTCCCCTCGGGCCTCCATGAAACGCCGGGTGATCTCCCCGATCTCGGCCAGGCGGGCCTCGGCCAGCAGGCGCAGGGCCCGGAAAAACTCGCACACCTCCCCGTCCGCGAGCCTGTAAGTGACATAAAGTCCCTGCTTTTCGGCCTCCACGAGCCGTGCCTCGCGCAGTACCTTCAGATGCTGCGATACGTTGGGGAGCCCCATGCCGGCTTCCCGCGCAAGGACCTCCACCGTGCGCGGCCCCTGGCACAGCAGATCGAGCAATTCGAGCCTGCCGCCGTGGGACACCGCCTTCCCGATGCGGGCGAATTGCTCATAGATGGCCGTCTTGAAGCGTCGATTCGGGTTCGTCATGATATTTCAGTATTTTGCTTTATATTGAATTATTGAGTTCCGGTCAACGCCTTTCCTCATCGGGGCGGTCCTTTTCTTCGTTTTTCGCATGCCTTCATCAGGGTTTTCCCTTATTGGCACCGCGGATGACGCCGGGCTAGAATTTCATGCATCTGGGTAGGAAAAACGGCATTTGCCCCCCCCATGGAGGCAGTCATGCGCGATATCGTTTTGATAGTCGGCCTGGGCGTTTTCCTGTCCGCGTGCTCGGGCGGCGGCACGGATCCGGACGGCAACGACCCACCCCCGGTTTCGAGTGCGGCCACTGTCCTTGCGGCCAACGACCTGGGGATGCACTGCATCGACTCGGAGTTCTCGATTTTTTCGATCCTGCCCCCCTACAACATCGTCAACGCGCAGGTGGTCCGGCGGGACGGCTCCGGGCGCCCCTACCTGGCCGATCACACGGAGGTCAGGGTCACCTTCGACGCCGTCGCCGACCCCGCGGGGTCCGTCAACAGTTTCAGCCTGGGGAAAACCAATTTCTGGCAGTACGCCGGGGCGCTCTTCGGCATGACGCTCCCCGCAGGGGAGGGCCTGACCGGGGTGTACATGCCCCGGGAACAGCCCTACACCAACGGCCCCCAGCCCATGCCGTACCATCTCCAGAAAGCGGTCTTTCACGCCGAGGGGATCCCGATCACCCCCCTGGACGACGACCTGGAAAGCAACCCCTACCCGCTCCTTCGCATTGCCGCCGCCGATGCCGTAAGCGGGGCCGCGCTCGGCCACCTGGACGTGGTCGTCCCGGTTTCCGCCGAGACCGACTGCAAGACCTGCCACAAGACCGGGGCGATGGCCGCGAGCGACCCGGGCACCGCGTGGTCCCTGTCCCCGGACCTGGAGGTCCAGAGCAAGATCAACATCCTGAGGCTCCACGACGCCGGGCACCAGACCTCCCTGGAAGCCTCCCAGCCGGTCCTGTGCGCGGGGTGCCACTATTCGCCGGCGCTCGACCTGGCCGGCACGGGGCCGGCCGGCGCGCAGATCGGCAACCCGAATTTCTCGGGTGTCATGCACGAATTTCACGGAGGACTCGAGGCGAACGGCCAGCCGGTCTTCCCCCCGGGCGCGACGGTGCAGGAGAC is from Acidobacteriota bacterium and encodes:
- a CDS encoding metalloregulator ArsR/SmtB family transcription factor; the protein is MTNPNRRFKTAIYEQFARIGKAVSHGGRLELLDLLCQGPRTVEVLAREAGMGLPNVSQHLKVLREARLVEAEKQGLYVTYRLADGEVCEFFRALRLLAEARLAEIGEITRRFMEARGDLDPVDRRQLLAKIRDGGVTVLDVRPPEEYRAGHLPGALSVPLDELERKLSELPVDREVVAYCRGPYCVLALEAVERLKARGYRASRLEEGVADWKARGLPVAAGDDASHSVSGTNESSIEEWKRCRRSSSSSTTPPTGPRKPTTP